Proteins from a genomic interval of Flammeovirgaceae bacterium SG7u.111:
- a CDS encoding YeeE/YedE thiosulfate transporter family protein encodes MQIIEFISQPWPWYVSGFAIALTMFLLVYEGKNFGMSSNLRTMCTIGGAGKFADFFRFDWKSQRWNLLVVIGSVIGGFIASQFLTPEQSLELNTQTVEALQELGFSEPKNSYVPQEIFAMENLMSFKGISILVIAGFLVGFGARYAGGCTSGHAISGLSNLQLPSLVAVVGFFIGGLIMTHFLLPVIF; translated from the coding sequence ATGCAAATAATAGAATTCATTTCACAACCATGGCCATGGTATGTATCGGGTTTTGCCATTGCGCTTACCATGTTTTTATTAGTTTACGAAGGAAAAAACTTTGGCATGTCATCCAACTTGCGCACCATGTGTACCATTGGCGGAGCTGGTAAATTTGCCGATTTCTTCCGCTTCGACTGGAAATCCCAGCGCTGGAACTTGCTCGTAGTAATTGGCTCTGTAATCGGTGGGTTCATCGCTTCGCAATTCCTTACCCCCGAGCAGAGCCTCGAACTAAATACACAAACAGTGGAAGCACTTCAGGAATTAGGTTTTTCTGAGCCAAAAAACAGCTATGTGCCCCAAGAAATTTTTGCTATGGAAAACCTCATGAGCTTCAAGGGTATTTCCATCCTAGTCATTGCCGGTTTTTTGGTAGGGTTTGGTGCTCGCTATGCAGGAGGCTGTACATCGGGACATGCCATCAGTGGACTGAGCAACTTGCAGCTCCCCTCACTCGTTGCCGTTGTCGGCTTTTTCATAGGCGGTCTCATCATGACCCATTTCCTTCTTCCAGTTATTTTCTAA
- a CDS encoding two-component regulator propeller domain-containing protein, producing MRITKYILFIFLLTSVRLFAQNNQVAFKHLDIEDGLSQNDVNAIFQDEKGFMWFGTHDGLNKYDGYDFSVFKPQKNESIGSNLIFAISGDTSGNIWIGTTGSGVSMYNARTEKFTNFRNREEDNRSLSGDYVACVFGDSKGNIWVGTDQGLNKIRKKYDGGEGEGAYTIERITPAGKLSDNRGVNCVFEDSEGLIWVGGADGIYTFLDPGMTMLEKLNIEELGTGVRGIIEDKKGNLYIGVNKGCFLLRQGKKEAPIKIYDNTVIGFVIDDYNQIWAASTDGLLLIKDDSAGIPYIAKKFQNDLMDTQSLSKNMLESLYKDRTGLIWVGTNGGGVNVFDPGKKRFRHVRQGTEKGSLSNNKIRSFYEDDKGGLWIGTEGGGVSYAPPTEVDQYNNNFIQLDEPRSVFTLDGGVYEGKKNLWLGSQDSMGLSYLVQDELKNEGASLYRDIIVDGAVLAVYQDTSGFLWAGTYNKGLYRIRLDKKDASPYDRKINLKNEPVYLNTMSNNIVRNIIEDSEGDLWIGTGNGLNKILREDKYRAHPRFKTYLHNAEDSASLSHNYVLALYESKVGDLWVGTFGGGLNKLPQKKGSDFIHYSEEDGLSNNVIKSILEDDEGNLWLGTNKGLSKFDPINETFKNYDKTDGLQSDEFGELAALKRANGEMLFGGVNGFNVFYPNDIIDNTYEPQVVITNFLIHNIPVGVGQKVADKVILKQSISFEKQLSVNYNSNSFSFEFAALHYAAPFQNQYEYKLEGFDETWNKTTAKRRFATYTNIPSGNYRFYVRASNNDGVWAEVPTSLAITVNPPIWGTYWAYGFYVMLVIFLLWIFRRYTLIGVREKHDLVLEHLNKEKEDDLHQMKLSFFTNISHEFRTPLTLILGPLEKLLKSEEDGGVKEKKRHYRLMQRNAWFLLRLVNQLIDFQKIEQGKMELREELGEFVNFMREISEPFELLADKKHINYYVNIRNGLLWAWFDSDKLEKIVYNLLSNAFKFTPEEGEVTVNVFLDDDVNDRSKSAVLIEICDNGVGISPSKLPYIFERFYQAGHKERVKNEGSGIGMAYTKSLVELMGGNIAVESEKGKGTSFKVSFSISKEEDHEKIALQNKRIERLPFGEVSTLAISALIEADIHLKEREGNEKSETNGQPQLLIVDDNPEIRGFIKESLGEGYSILEAVDGEDGIQKTIKHHPDIIISDIMMPKVDGFELCHQLKHNDKTSHIPIILLTAKTDEESKIEGYKTKADAYVMKPFNIEALGLQISNLLSMRAELKRRFRKEIIMKPAEVTATKDDEVFLQKAVDLVEKHMADSEFNVETLIYEMGVSRSHFYLKVKALTDLSSSEFIRTVRLKRAAQLLEKTDLSVKEIIFQTGFNTPSYFTKCFKRQFGVLPSDYPREKFAEDS from the coding sequence ATGAGAATTACCAAATACATATTGTTCATTTTTTTGTTGACTTCCGTAAGATTGTTTGCCCAAAATAATCAGGTAGCATTCAAGCATCTTGACATTGAAGATGGGCTTTCTCAGAATGATGTAAATGCTATTTTTCAGGACGAAAAAGGGTTTATGTGGTTTGGTACACACGATGGGCTCAACAAGTATGATGGCTATGATTTTTCAGTTTTTAAACCTCAAAAAAACGAGAGCATAGGCAGTAATTTGATTTTTGCCATTTCAGGAGATACTTCAGGGAATATCTGGATAGGGACTACGGGAAGTGGGGTTAGCATGTACAACGCTAGAACAGAAAAATTTACCAACTTTAGAAATAGGGAAGAGGATAACAGGAGTTTGTCAGGGGATTATGTGGCTTGTGTTTTTGGCGATAGCAAGGGGAATATTTGGGTTGGAACAGATCAAGGGTTGAACAAGATTCGAAAAAAATATGATGGAGGTGAAGGAGAAGGTGCTTATACAATAGAAAGAATTACTCCCGCAGGAAAGCTCAGTGATAACAGGGGAGTCAATTGTGTTTTTGAAGATAGCGAAGGACTTATTTGGGTAGGAGGTGCAGATGGCATATATACCTTCCTAGATCCCGGCATGACCATGCTCGAAAAGTTGAATATTGAAGAGTTAGGCACTGGAGTAAGAGGCATTATCGAAGATAAAAAAGGCAATTTGTATATAGGTGTAAACAAAGGTTGTTTTTTACTCAGGCAAGGTAAGAAAGAAGCTCCCATCAAAATTTATGACAATACGGTTATAGGATTTGTAATTGATGATTACAACCAAATTTGGGCTGCTTCTACAGATGGTTTATTGCTCATAAAGGACGATTCTGCAGGTATTCCATACATAGCCAAGAAGTTTCAAAACGATTTGATGGATACTCAAAGTTTGAGCAAGAATATGCTCGAATCATTGTATAAAGATAGGACGGGGTTGATTTGGGTAGGAACAAATGGTGGAGGGGTGAATGTGTTCGACCCAGGAAAAAAGCGGTTTCGACATGTGAGGCAGGGTACGGAGAAAGGAAGTTTGAGTAACAATAAAATCCGGTCGTTTTATGAAGATGACAAAGGCGGGCTATGGATAGGAACGGAAGGGGGTGGGGTTTCCTATGCTCCTCCAACCGAAGTGGATCAATATAATAACAACTTCATCCAATTAGATGAGCCTAGAAGTGTATTTACGTTGGATGGAGGCGTGTACGAAGGTAAAAAAAACCTTTGGTTAGGGTCGCAAGATTCTATGGGCTTGAGCTATCTTGTACAAGATGAGCTTAAAAATGAAGGAGCTTCCTTGTATAGAGATATCATAGTTGATGGTGCTGTACTTGCTGTTTATCAAGATACTTCTGGTTTTTTGTGGGCAGGGACGTATAATAAGGGGCTTTACCGGATTCGATTAGATAAAAAAGATGCCTCTCCCTATGACAGGAAAATCAACCTTAAAAACGAACCTGTTTATTTGAATACTATGTCAAACAACATAGTAAGAAATATTATTGAGGATTCGGAAGGTGACTTATGGATAGGTACTGGAAATGGACTAAATAAGATATTAAGAGAAGATAAATACCGGGCACACCCAAGGTTTAAAACTTATCTCCATAATGCTGAAGATTCGGCTTCCCTCAGTCATAATTATGTGTTGGCGCTTTATGAAAGCAAAGTGGGTGATTTATGGGTAGGTACGTTTGGTGGTGGACTTAATAAACTACCCCAGAAAAAAGGAAGTGATTTTATCCATTATTCAGAAGAAGACGGCCTGTCCAACAATGTGATCAAAAGTATTTTGGAAGACGATGAGGGCAACTTGTGGCTCGGTACGAATAAAGGGCTTTCTAAATTTGACCCAATTAATGAAACATTTAAAAATTACGACAAAACCGATGGGCTCCAAAGTGATGAGTTTGGGGAGTTGGCTGCCTTAAAAAGAGCGAATGGAGAGATGCTTTTTGGTGGAGTAAATGGGTTTAATGTGTTTTATCCCAACGATATAATCGATAATACCTACGAGCCTCAGGTGGTCATTACCAACTTTTTGATTCATAATATTCCAGTAGGCGTGGGGCAAAAAGTAGCTGATAAAGTCATCCTAAAACAAAGTATCTCTTTTGAAAAACAGCTTTCGGTAAATTATAACAGCAACAGTTTTTCTTTTGAGTTTGCCGCCCTGCACTATGCTGCTCCTTTCCAAAACCAATATGAATATAAGCTGGAGGGATTTGATGAAACGTGGAATAAAACAACTGCGAAAAGGCGCTTTGCAACGTATACAAATATTCCCTCTGGCAATTATAGATTTTATGTGAGAGCAAGCAACAACGATGGGGTTTGGGCAGAAGTACCAACATCGTTGGCTATTACCGTGAACCCTCCTATTTGGGGGACTTATTGGGCTTATGGGTTTTATGTAATGTTGGTCATATTCCTCTTATGGATATTTAGACGCTATACGTTGATTGGGGTAAGAGAAAAACACGATTTGGTTTTAGAACATCTTAACAAAGAAAAAGAGGATGACTTGCATCAAATGAAATTGAGTTTTTTTACCAATATTTCTCATGAATTTAGAACGCCGCTTACGCTCATTTTAGGTCCTTTGGAAAAGCTGTTGAAATCTGAGGAAGATGGAGGGGTGAAGGAGAAAAAGAGGCATTATCGACTCATGCAGCGCAATGCTTGGTTTTTGTTGAGGTTGGTAAATCAGTTGATCGATTTCCAAAAAATAGAGCAGGGTAAGATGGAGTTGCGAGAAGAGCTAGGCGAGTTTGTGAATTTTATGAGAGAAATATCGGAGCCTTTCGAGCTGTTGGCAGATAAGAAACATATCAACTACTATGTAAATATTCGGAATGGTCTTCTTTGGGCTTGGTTTGACAGCGATAAACTTGAAAAAATTGTTTATAACTTATTATCAAACGCATTTAAGTTTACTCCAGAAGAGGGTGAGGTAACAGTAAACGTGTTTCTGGATGACGATGTAAATGATAGATCAAAAAGTGCTGTTTTGATTGAAATATGCGATAATGGTGTTGGGATTTCCCCATCAAAACTTCCTTATATTTTTGAGCGATTTTACCAAGCAGGTCACAAAGAACGTGTGAAAAATGAAGGGTCGGGCATAGGGATGGCATACACCAAAAGTTTGGTTGAGCTGATGGGAGGAAATATCGCGGTGGAAAGCGAAAAGGGAAAAGGGACGAGTTTCAAAGTTTCCTTTTCGATAAGTAAGGAAGAGGATCATGAAAAAATAGCTTTGCAAAATAAGCGAATAGAACGCCTTCCATTTGGAGAGGTAAGTACGTTGGCGATTTCCGCGCTGATAGAAGCTGATATTCACCTGAAAGAAAGGGAAGGGAATGAAAAGTCAGAGACTAATGGACAGCCCCAGTTACTGATAGTGGATGATAACCCAGAGATCAGAGGTTTCATAAAAGAAAGTTTAGGAGAAGGTTATTCCATACTAGAAGCTGTGGATGGGGAAGATGGAATCCAAAAAACTATTAAACATCATCCAGATATAATCATAAGTGATATTATGATGCCAAAGGTAGATGGGTTTGAGCTTTGCCACCAATTAAAACATAATGATAAAACCAGCCATATCCCTATCATACTGCTTACGGCCAAGACCGATGAGGAATCTAAAATAGAAGGCTATAAAACGAAGGCTGATGCTTATGTGATGAAGCCTTTTAATATTGAAGCATTAGGGCTGCAAATCAGTAATTTGCTAAGCATGAGGGCGGAGCTGAAGCGGAGGTTTAGAAAGGAAATAATAATGAAACCAGCTGAAGTAACGGCTACCAAAGATGATGAGGTATTTCTACAAAAAGCTGTTGATTTGGTGGAGAAACATATGGCGGATTCGGAGTTCAATGTGGAAACGCTTATTTATGAAATGGGGGTGAGCCGAAGCCATTTTTATTTGAAGGTAAAAGCACTTACCGACTTGTCTTCCAGCGAGTTTATAAGAACGGTTCGCCTGAAAAGGGCTGCTCAGCTTTTGGAAAAAACAGACCTTTCTGTAAAAGAAATTATTTTTCAAACAGGATTCAATACCCCTTCTTACTTTACCAAATGCTTCAAAAGGCAGTTTGGTGTATTGCCCAGCGACTACCCAAGGGAGAAGTTTGCTGAGGATAGCTAA
- a CDS encoding rhodanese-like domain-containing protein, which yields MKVEQLYTGCLAQGAYYIESNGEAAVIDPLREVQGYVDMAEKRNAKVKYIFETHFHADFVSGHVTLSEKTGAPIIYGPTAKPDFESIVAEDNQEFKLGDVTIKVLHTPGHTMESTTYLLLDEEGKEHAIFSGDTLFLGDVGRPDLAQKAASMTQEELAATLFDSLRNKIMTLPDETIVYPGHGAGSACGKNMSKETVGTIGEQKETNYALRADMTKEEFVKEVTDGLLPPPAYFPLNVMLNKQGYKDVADVIEKGQTGMSPDAFEAAANETGAVVLDVRHQSDFAKGHVPRSIFIGIDGGFAPWVGALIQDVKQPILLIAPEGRVEETIIRLSRVGFDNIIGYLKGGFEAWEKAGKESDSVETISAEDFAKLRNEENIHVYDVRKESEYLSEHVIDAANTPLDFLNDHLAEFKSEGTNYVHCAGGYRSMIANSILKSRGIHNLVDVLGGFGAIKKTEAPVSAYVCPSTL from the coding sequence ATGAAAGTAGAACAGTTATATACCGGTTGTTTAGCGCAAGGCGCTTATTACATTGAAAGCAATGGTGAGGCAGCAGTTATCGACCCTTTACGAGAAGTGCAAGGATATGTGGATATGGCGGAGAAAAGAAATGCGAAAGTCAAATACATTTTTGAGACCCACTTTCACGCTGACTTTGTAAGCGGTCATGTAACTTTATCAGAAAAAACTGGCGCCCCTATCATTTACGGACCAACGGCTAAGCCCGATTTCGAAAGCATTGTCGCTGAAGATAACCAAGAATTCAAACTTGGAGATGTAACTATAAAAGTGCTGCACACGCCTGGGCATACCATGGAAAGCACCACGTATTTGCTGTTGGATGAAGAAGGAAAAGAGCATGCTATTTTCAGCGGCGACACCTTATTTTTAGGTGATGTGGGAAGACCTGACCTTGCCCAAAAAGCAGCCAGCATGACCCAAGAAGAGCTAGCGGCTACGCTTTTCGATAGCTTGAGAAACAAAATAATGACCTTGCCTGACGAAACAATAGTTTACCCAGGACACGGTGCAGGTTCGGCTTGTGGCAAAAACATGAGCAAGGAAACAGTTGGAACAATTGGCGAGCAAAAAGAGACCAACTACGCTCTTCGTGCGGATATGACCAAAGAGGAGTTTGTGAAAGAAGTAACCGATGGATTGTTGCCTCCTCCTGCTTATTTCCCGCTCAACGTCATGCTCAACAAACAAGGCTACAAAGACGTGGCAGATGTGATAGAAAAAGGCCAAACAGGCATGAGCCCCGATGCTTTTGAAGCTGCGGCAAACGAAACTGGTGCTGTGGTGCTAGATGTCCGCCATCAGAGCGATTTTGCCAAAGGGCATGTTCCAAGGTCTATTTTTATAGGAATTGATGGAGGGTTTGCCCCTTGGGTAGGCGCGCTTATCCAAGACGTGAAGCAACCAATTTTGCTGATCGCCCCAGAAGGGAGGGTAGAAGAAACCATTATCCGACTTTCGAGGGTAGGTTTTGACAACATCATCGGCTACCTCAAAGGAGGCTTTGAAGCTTGGGAAAAAGCAGGTAAAGAATCCGATTCGGTAGAAACCATTTCAGCAGAAGATTTTGCCAAACTTCGTAACGAAGAAAATATTCATGTGTATGATGTAAGGAAAGAAAGCGAATACCTTTCGGAACATGTGATAGATGCGGCCAATACGCCACTCGATTTCCTCAACGACCACTTGGCTGAATTCAAATCGGAAGGCACAAATTATGTTCACTGTGCAGGAGGTTATCGTTCTATGATCGCCAACTCCATCCTCAAATCGAGAGGAATCCACAACTTGGTAGATGTACTTGGAGGATTCGGGGCAATCAAAAAAACAGAAGCCCCTGTTTCAGCTTATGTATGCCCATCTACGCTCTAG
- a CDS encoding DUF6691 family protein, whose protein sequence is MKYIRFLAIGMLFGIVMFKSQAVSWYRIFEMFRFESFHMYGIIGTAVGLGLLIVQGIKRFQLKSRKGEQILFAPKNKSIPRYLIGGIIFGLGWALAGACPGPMYVLVGNGTFSILVVLAAALLGTFTYGVFRGKLPH, encoded by the coding sequence ATGAAATATATAAGGTTTTTAGCAATAGGCATGTTGTTTGGTATTGTCATGTTCAAATCACAAGCTGTTTCTTGGTACAGGATTTTCGAAATGTTCAGATTCGAATCTTTCCATATGTACGGCATTATTGGAACTGCGGTAGGCTTAGGGCTACTCATCGTGCAGGGTATCAAACGCTTCCAACTTAAAAGCAGAAAAGGTGAACAGATCCTTTTCGCACCCAAAAACAAAAGTATTCCCCGCTACTTAATAGGTGGAATTATTTTTGGGCTCGGTTGGGCACTTGCTGGCGCTTGCCCTGGCCCTATGTACGTCTTGGTAGGCAACGGTACATTTTCAATTCTAGTCGTGTTGGCCGCAGCACTGCTCGGCACCTTCACTTATGGCGTGTTCAGAGGAAAACTTCCACACTAG
- a CDS encoding solute carrier family 26 protein yields the protein MKRYLPFLDWIKGYGKHQLAGDIPAGLTVGIMLIPQGMAYAMIAGLPPVYGLYASLIPQIIYAFLGTSRQLAVGPVAMDSLLVAAGLTVIAQAGTEYYILLAITLAFLMGTMQFLMGVFRLGFLVNFLSKPVISGFTSAAALIIGLNQLKYLIGVDISRSNQIHLLIADAFTKLGNIHWLTFVIGIAGIAIIKLAKKYVPKLPAALLVVVLGILAVTFLDLTEQGIKIVGDIPQGFPIFSMPILPAEHLNDLLPIALTLSLIAFMEAISVAKAIEQKHDDYKVDANQELIAIGASNIVGSFFQSYPTTGGFSRTAVNDQAGARTSVAAIISAIVVGLTLLFLTPLFYNLPKAVLASIIMVAVFGLIDFKYPIRLWKNRKEEFFLLIFTFVITLTVGIKEGIISGVLLSLLMLVYRTTKPHLAILGHIPNTTLYKNIKRFPQAYEREDVLILRFDAQLYFANAQFFKESVEEQVKLRGDELKLLVISAEAINYLDSSATHMLVQLIADIKKQGIEIYLTSAIGPVRDILKKGGLTDLISAQNMFNTIDEALSNYAHLEKKENDELLKSIATQSNI from the coding sequence ATGAAACGATACTTACCTTTTCTCGATTGGATAAAAGGCTACGGAAAACATCAGTTAGCTGGGGATATCCCAGCGGGCCTCACCGTCGGGATTATGCTCATTCCACAGGGAATGGCCTATGCCATGATCGCTGGGCTTCCTCCTGTATATGGGCTATACGCATCGCTAATTCCCCAAATCATCTATGCTTTTTTAGGAACTTCCCGCCAGTTGGCAGTAGGGCCTGTGGCCATGGATTCTTTACTAGTGGCAGCCGGGCTAACCGTAATAGCACAAGCAGGAACGGAATACTATATTTTACTTGCTATTACCCTCGCTTTTCTGATGGGTACTATGCAGTTTTTAATGGGTGTTTTCCGCTTAGGTTTTTTAGTCAATTTCCTTTCAAAACCTGTAATTAGCGGTTTTACCTCCGCTGCAGCGCTCATTATCGGGCTCAATCAGTTGAAATATTTGATAGGCGTAGATATTTCAAGAAGCAACCAAATCCATTTGCTCATAGCCGATGCATTTACAAAACTTGGCAACATCCATTGGCTCACTTTTGTTATCGGCATTGCCGGCATTGCCATCATCAAACTCGCAAAAAAATATGTCCCGAAACTGCCCGCGGCCTTGCTTGTGGTAGTATTGGGTATTTTGGCAGTAACCTTTCTCGACCTTACCGAACAGGGAATTAAAATAGTGGGCGATATCCCACAGGGTTTTCCTATTTTCAGCATGCCTATTTTACCTGCCGAGCACCTCAACGATTTGTTGCCGATTGCGCTTACGCTTTCCCTAATTGCCTTTATGGAAGCCATTTCGGTAGCCAAGGCCATTGAACAAAAACACGACGACTACAAGGTAGACGCTAACCAAGAACTGATCGCCATAGGAGCATCAAATATCGTAGGATCATTTTTCCAATCGTACCCAACTACGGGAGGATTTTCTAGAACAGCGGTGAACGATCAAGCCGGTGCAAGAACAAGTGTAGCAGCCATTATCAGTGCGATAGTGGTCGGTCTAACGCTCTTGTTCCTCACTCCGTTGTTTTACAATTTGCCCAAAGCCGTTTTGGCTTCTATCATCATGGTAGCCGTATTTGGGCTAATAGATTTCAAGTACCCAATTAGGCTTTGGAAAAATAGAAAAGAAGAGTTTTTCTTACTGATTTTCACCTTTGTGATCACCCTTACGGTGGGAATAAAAGAGGGAATAATCTCGGGCGTATTGCTCTCGTTGTTGATGCTGGTATACCGGACTACCAAGCCACATTTGGCTATTTTGGGACATATTCCAAACACTACTCTGTACAAAAATATCAAGCGTTTCCCACAAGCATACGAACGGGAAGATGTGCTCATTTTGAGATTTGATGCCCAGCTTTATTTTGCCAATGCCCAGTTTTTCAAAGAAAGCGTGGAAGAGCAAGTGAAGCTCCGTGGCGATGAACTAAAACTACTTGTAATCAGTGCCGAGGCCATTAATTACCTCGATTCTTCGGCAACGCATATGCTGGTGCAGCTCATAGCTGATATCAAGAAACAAGGGATTGAGATTTACCTTACCTCTGCCATAGGCCCGGTGCGGGACATCCTGAAAAAAGGCGGGCTAACAGACCTGATTTCAGCACAAAACATGTTCAACACCATCGATGAAGCCCTTTCCAATTATGCTCATCTGGAAAAAAAGGAGAACGACGAACTCTTAAAATCGATTGCTACCCAGAGTAATATATGA
- a CDS encoding glycoside hydrolase family 3 N-terminal domain-containing protein, whose amino-acid sequence MQKQKLITLLIAVLVAGCTSTTSHSPGNAPKADPEIEELISKMTVEEKVGQMAQITVDVITKGPNEFSSDEPMTLDPALVKKALVDYKVGSILNTANNRARTPEKWFEIISELQRVAMEETNLGIPIIYGVDAIHGVTYTAGATFFPQQIAQAATWNPEIARKGAEICAYETRASSIPWNFSPVLDIGRDPRFPRLWETFGEDMLLAKTMGAQMIKGYEGDENDIGNPEKVAACLKHFLGYSVPHSGKDRTPSYIPEIELRERHLPTFRAAVEAGCHTLMVNSGLINGTPVHANYDLLNTLLRKELGFEGVIVTDWADIENLHKRDKVAATQKEAVKIAINAGIDMSMIPYNFKFCDYLVELVNEGEVPMSRIDDAVRRILVLKKKLNLWEKPVTNYKDYPKFGSEEFENAARQAANEAITLLKNEDETLPLKKGKKILVAGPNSNSMRTLNGGWTYSWQGEKVPEFAEGYKTILEAIQEKAGKENVTYVEGVSYDHEGKYWEEKDIDIDAAVKAAANVDYIVLCLGENSYTEKPGDLHDLTISQNQIDLAIALAKTRKDIIVVLNEGRPRIIREIEPHLEGLLHSYLPGNFGGEAIASVLFGDVNPSGKLPYTYPMYSNTLVTYDHKPSEEQAKMDGMYDYESDFAIQYPFGFGLSYTTFEYSDLKINKETFTASEEIELSVTVKNTGKVDGKEVVQLYVSDMYASITPDMKRLRGFEKIDLKAGESKTVTFKITAEDLAFVAADLSSTVEKGEFEAAIGELKQKFSVSETKKFNTIKSVL is encoded by the coding sequence ATGCAAAAACAAAAATTAATCACACTGCTTATAGCAGTGTTAGTGGCTGGGTGCACATCTACCACAAGCCATAGCCCAGGCAATGCCCCAAAGGCAGACCCCGAAATTGAAGAGTTGATTTCCAAAATGACAGTGGAGGAAAAAGTGGGACAGATGGCACAAATCACTGTCGATGTAATCACCAAAGGACCAAACGAATTTAGTAGTGATGAGCCAATGACGTTGGATCCTGCCTTGGTTAAAAAAGCCTTGGTCGACTACAAAGTTGGTTCTATTCTCAATACCGCCAACAACCGGGCACGTACTCCCGAAAAATGGTTCGAGATCATTTCCGAACTGCAGCGAGTAGCCATGGAAGAAACCAATTTAGGTATTCCGATCATTTACGGTGTAGATGCTATCCATGGAGTTACGTACACCGCTGGGGCAACTTTTTTCCCACAGCAAATTGCGCAAGCAGCCACTTGGAATCCTGAAATAGCCAGAAAAGGTGCTGAAATCTGTGCTTACGAAACAAGGGCTTCTTCCATTCCTTGGAACTTTTCACCTGTACTAGACATTGGTCGCGACCCACGCTTCCCAAGGCTATGGGAGACCTTTGGCGAAGACATGCTACTAGCCAAAACAATGGGTGCGCAAATGATAAAAGGTTACGAAGGAGATGAAAATGATATTGGCAATCCTGAAAAAGTGGCTGCTTGCCTTAAGCACTTTTTAGGATATTCTGTACCGCACTCGGGCAAAGACCGTACTCCTTCTTACATCCCAGAAATAGAACTGAGGGAAAGGCATTTGCCTACTTTCAGAGCTGCTGTAGAAGCTGGTTGCCATACACTTATGGTGAACTCTGGGCTTATCAACGGCACTCCTGTACACGCTAATTATGATCTTCTCAATACATTACTGAGAAAAGAGTTGGGTTTTGAAGGTGTGATAGTTACTGACTGGGCCGACATCGAAAACCTTCACAAAAGGGATAAAGTTGCCGCTACGCAAAAAGAAGCCGTGAAAATAGCGATCAATGCTGGCATAGATATGTCGATGATCCCTTATAACTTCAAGTTTTGCGATTACCTAGTGGAACTGGTGAACGAAGGCGAAGTGCCTATGAGCAGAATTGACGATGCCGTTCGGCGTATTCTTGTACTAAAAAAGAAATTGAACCTTTGGGAAAAGCCCGTGACCAACTACAAAGACTATCCTAAATTTGGTAGCGAAGAGTTTGAAAATGCTGCCAGACAAGCAGCCAACGAGGCTATTACCCTATTGAAAAACGAAGACGAAACCTTGCCTCTGAAAAAAGGGAAAAAAATACTCGTAGCGGGCCCTAACTCCAACTCCATGCGCACGCTCAACGGTGGCTGGACGTACTCTTGGCAGGGAGAAAAAGTCCCTGAATTTGCCGAGGGTTACAAAACAATTTTGGAAGCCATACAGGAAAAAGCTGGCAAAGAAAATGTAACCTATGTGGAAGGCGTTTCTTACGACCACGAGGGCAAATACTGGGAAGAGAAGGATATAGACATAGATGCTGCTGTAAAAGCTGCTGCTAATGTTGACTACATCGTCCTTTGCCTAGGTGAAAATAGTTATACCGAAAAGCCTGGTGATTTGCACGATCTTACTATTTCTCAAAACCAAATAGATTTGGCAATTGCCCTAGCCAAAACTCGAAAGGATATTATAGTGGTACTAAACGAAGGTCGCCCACGTATCATTCGTGAAATAGAACCACACTTGGAAGGGCTTTTACATAGCTACTTGCCAGGTAACTTTGGCGGTGAGGCTATAGCCAGCGTACTTTTTGGCGATGTAAACCCAAGTGGAAAACTTCCTTATACCTACCCAATGTATAGCAATACACTTGTCACTTACGACCACAAACCTTCGGAAGAACAAGCGAAAATGGATGGTATGTACGATTATGAATCTGATTTTGCCATCCAATATCCATTTGGCTTCGGTTTGAGCTACACGACTTTCGAGTATAGTGACCTCAAAATCAACAAAGAAACGTTCACAGCAAGCGAGGAAATAGAACTCAGCGTCACCGTGAAAAACACAGGCAAAGTGGATGGCAAAGAAGTAGTCCAATTATACGTATCTGACATGTACGCTTCTATTACTCCAGACATGAAACGCTTGAGGGGCTTTGAAAAAATCGATTTGAAAGCTGGCGAATCTAAAACCGTAACATTCAAGATTACCGCTGAAGACCTTGCTTTTGTAGCAGCAGACCTCAGCTCTACGGTGGAAAAAGGTGAGTTCGAAGCCGCTATTGGAGAATTAAAACAAAAATTCAGCGTAAGCGAAACCAAAAAATTCAATACGATAAAAAGCGTTTTGTAA